The proteins below are encoded in one region of Leptospira terpstrae serovar Hualin str. LT 11-33 = ATCC 700639:
- a CDS encoding M61 family metallopeptidase: MAKEQEEKTLGKSDQSNSLQLDFEVSIFDLFKHYFQVTVRVKTDQLEMNFCLPSWTPGSYMIRDYGTHLHKFEVKNSNTGESVHWEMVDLHRWKLKNLPPEFEISYIIYAFEDFTVRTNYLETEFGFINPPALFLYPEGKLEQSSTIQFQVSNHFPYVYSSLTRSEEDNHIFFAENFDELFDSPFHLSKQNSVFFTSGSTKHELLVEGDVTFDFKTKLALDLKRITETQIDWMMDSPNPYYLFVLNLSLPAYGGLEHRASSINYFNPELIYDEEEYKKLLELLSHEYFHLWNIKRIRPIALGPFDYQKPNLTRELWIAEGFTSFYDAYFLFHSGFLSKEEYLSKLQSDIFSLEDNEADYWMSLEESSFTAWTKYYKRNGNSHNITVSYYTKGGVIALCMNLFLLKESKEKKTIRHVFQKLNEIFVKTKNRGFTKQEFFDTVKEVTGVDLKTEFNQYLEYPKPIPVDHYLDIIGIQRIQTDRVGDTGFKTKEKNGNLYIQKLLHKADMASFDLMLDDEILAINGKRATANSLQKLEKNLGPGEKFHLILSRAGKIKESMITASGYYKTRKFVIAEDCSDDRKELREFFLRNIV, translated from the coding sequence ATGGCAAAAGAACAAGAGGAAAAAACCTTAGGCAAGTCCGACCAGTCTAACTCGCTCCAGCTGGATTTTGAAGTCTCTATTTTTGATCTTTTCAAACATTACTTTCAGGTTACAGTTCGTGTCAAAACAGACCAATTGGAGATGAACTTTTGTTTGCCCAGTTGGACCCCCGGTTCCTACATGATCCGAGATTATGGTACTCACTTACACAAGTTCGAGGTCAAAAATTCCAATACAGGAGAATCTGTACATTGGGAGATGGTAGACCTACACCGTTGGAAATTAAAAAATCTCCCTCCTGAATTTGAAATTTCTTATATCATTTATGCCTTTGAAGACTTTACTGTGAGGACTAATTATTTAGAAACTGAGTTTGGGTTTATCAATCCTCCTGCTTTGTTTTTATACCCAGAAGGAAAACTAGAACAATCTTCTACAATTCAGTTTCAAGTTTCCAATCATTTCCCTTACGTGTATTCAAGTCTAACTCGAAGTGAAGAAGACAATCATATATTTTTTGCTGAAAATTTTGACGAACTCTTTGATTCACCATTTCACTTAAGCAAACAAAACTCGGTCTTTTTTACTTCAGGCTCCACTAAACATGAATTACTTGTGGAGGGCGATGTAACTTTTGATTTTAAAACCAAGTTAGCTCTGGATCTAAAACGAATTACCGAAACCCAAATCGATTGGATGATGGATTCACCTAACCCTTACTACCTATTTGTTCTTAATTTAAGTTTACCTGCTTACGGTGGATTGGAACATAGAGCCTCTAGTATCAATTACTTCAATCCAGAACTGATTTATGATGAGGAAGAATACAAAAAGTTACTCGAACTTTTATCTCATGAATACTTTCATCTTTGGAATATCAAACGGATTCGACCCATTGCCCTTGGTCCCTTTGACTACCAAAAACCAAACCTAACTCGTGAGTTGTGGATTGCAGAAGGATTCACTAGTTTTTATGATGCTTATTTTCTCTTCCACTCTGGTTTTCTCTCCAAAGAAGAATACCTATCCAAACTCCAATCAGATATTTTTTCTTTGGAAGACAATGAAGCTGATTATTGGATGAGCCTTGAGGAATCTTCTTTTACCGCTTGGACAAAGTATTACAAACGAAATGGAAATAGCCACAATATCACTGTCTCTTATTATACGAAAGGTGGGGTGATCGCCCTTTGTATGAATTTATTTTTACTCAAAGAATCAAAAGAGAAAAAAACCATTCGCCATGTGTTCCAAAAATTAAATGAAATTTTTGTTAAAACAAAAAACCGAGGATTCACCAAACAAGAGTTTTTTGACACTGTGAAAGAAGTGACAGGAGTAGATCTTAAAACTGAATTCAACCAATACTTAGAATATCCAAAACCAATTCCTGTGGACCACTATTTAGATATCATTGGAATCCAAAGAATCCAAACCGATAGAGTTGGTGACACTGGGTTCAAAACAAAAGAAAAAAATGGGAATTTATACATTCAGAAACTCTTGCACAAAGCAGATATGGCTTCGTTTGATTTGATGTTAGACGATGAAATCCTTGCCATTAATGGGAAACGGGCCACTGCAAACTCATTGCAAAAGTTAGAAAAAAATTTAGGGCCGGGTGAAAAATTCCACCTCATCCTTTCCCGTGCTGGGAAAATCAAAGAATCTATGATTACTGCTTCCGGATATTACAAAACTAGAAAATTTGTGATAGCAGAAGACTGCTCTGATGACAGAAAAGAACTACGAGAATTTTTCCTAAGGAATATTGTATAA
- a CDS encoding VOC family protein, producing the protein MIHHIAIGTPHPSHLAKFYLKIPGSKKIKEFYYESGEVRSLWIGFGSFILMLEEGEKQSPRALVFSYSKTESSAWTQFLNQVKIQNQTDYTIYFLDSDGNHLGVSTYPEKLEPHLEMS; encoded by the coding sequence ATGATTCACCATATAGCCATAGGTACACCCCACCCTTCCCATTTAGCCAAATTTTACCTCAAAATTCCCGGTTCAAAAAAAATTAAAGAATTCTATTACGAATCAGGAGAGGTTCGTTCCCTATGGATCGGATTCGGTTCGTTCATACTAATGTTAGAAGAAGGAGAGAAACAGTCCCCCCGCGCTCTTGTTTTTTCTTATTCGAAAACAGAAAGTTCCGCATGGACTCAATTTCTCAACCAAGTGAAAATCCAAAACCAAACTGATTACACAATATACTTTTTGGATAGTGATGGAAATCATTTGGGAGTAAGCACGTATCCAGAAAAACTAGAGCCGCATTTAGAAATGAGTTGA
- a CDS encoding Lsa36 family surface (lipo)protein, whose protein sequence is MKLRNMLLLLVFVTALSQSELQAQFTCEGSACSFLPSTLTEAGNGSLKKFETGYLNEVLKTNLEAGFLANVGASNIGTGTVRRIQFGVSVSAAGYKKDDIQIKDDYIKYPKLPNVGGAVIPSFHLDINPGWLLGTSEGGYVRRIGIFLHGMNVAVTEDQIQAASNNKNYEGRIAVRSYGGMVRYQLIEKEGFLMNLITWNGINVGVGHHVMEQNMSLSYLEGKAAQIEFQGVKGKWGGDTNFAFNTKVQTTNIDLRTGLGVFWIANVIVGGGYSWNSGNNSASLSRRGPFVVTLNDSLPLELPREYQAALDKELLAQNPNATLGFRASGESHSKRGIGYGIVGLELDLFLVKVIAEGLYGGKDLYSANVGVKLSF, encoded by the coding sequence ATGAAATTACGAAACATGCTGCTTTTACTAGTATTTGTCACAGCTTTGTCGCAAAGCGAACTGCAAGCACAATTCACTTGTGAAGGATCAGCCTGTAGTTTTTTACCATCTACACTGACAGAAGCAGGGAATGGTTCCCTGAAAAAATTTGAAACAGGATACTTAAACGAAGTACTCAAAACAAATTTAGAAGCAGGTTTTCTTGCCAACGTAGGTGCTAGTAATATCGGAACAGGTACTGTGCGCCGCATCCAATTTGGAGTGAGTGTATCAGCCGCTGGATACAAAAAAGACGATATCCAAATCAAAGATGATTATATCAAATACCCGAAACTTCCGAACGTAGGTGGAGCTGTCATACCTTCTTTTCATTTGGATATCAACCCTGGTTGGTTACTCGGAACTTCTGAAGGTGGTTATGTTCGAAGGATAGGTATCTTTTTACATGGTATGAATGTCGCCGTCACAGAAGACCAAATCCAGGCTGCTTCTAATAATAAAAATTATGAAGGACGTATCGCCGTACGGTCGTATGGTGGAATGGTCCGTTACCAATTGATAGAAAAAGAAGGTTTTTTAATGAACCTAATCACTTGGAACGGAATCAATGTGGGTGTGGGCCATCATGTGATGGAACAGAATATGAGTCTTAGTTATTTAGAAGGAAAAGCTGCCCAAATTGAATTTCAAGGTGTGAAAGGAAAATGGGGCGGCGATACCAACTTTGCATTTAATACCAAAGTCCAAACTACCAATATCGATTTGCGTACAGGCCTTGGTGTGTTTTGGATTGCCAATGTCATCGTGGGTGGGGGTTACAGCTGGAACTCAGGAAATAACTCTGCCTCTCTCTCAAGACGTGGCCCTTTTGTCGTTACTTTAAACGATTCCCTTCCTCTGGAACTTCCTCGTGAATACCAAGCTGCCTTGGACAAGGAACTCCTTGCCCAAAACCCGAATGCTACACTCGGCTTTCGAGCTAGTGGTGAGTCCCATTCCAAACGGGGGATCGGGTATGGAATTGTTGGTTTGGAACTGGATTTATTCCTAGTTAAGGTGATTGCTGAAGGTTTGTACGGTGGCAAAGATCTCTACTCGGCCAACGTGGGTGTAAAACTCTCTTTTTAG
- a CDS encoding magnesium transporter CorA family protein: MPALFNYILTPSSKDEVLLDRPLPLSHRHPKHWIHITAENEEKLMFLFQKHDIHQLTIEDILNPNSRIKLEIFHNYIFFIFRGFHFERNQLTQKNFNFILTPNQIISLTLDYRDTIGDIIDQWKVNNKILARGYEFIVHKILDIETDHTLAITQKIEERIEHFEEQIFGNAKSLDISNVYSLRSSLLSIKKGMLQNKEVLEDLEKIKNSFFSDEADAFFRDVRDHSLRILELVDSNIESISSALEAHIAISTRKTNEIMKILTIMTAIMLPMSLVAGIYGMNFRHMPTLEWEYGFISALGAMGFLGILMLLYFRIKRWY, translated from the coding sequence ATGCCAGCTCTCTTTAATTATATTTTAACACCCTCTAGTAAAGATGAAGTACTTCTTGATAGACCTCTTCCCCTTTCACACAGGCATCCAAAACATTGGATCCATATTACAGCTGAGAATGAGGAAAAACTGATGTTTCTCTTTCAGAAACATGATATCCACCAACTTACAATTGAAGATATTTTAAATCCCAATAGTAGGATAAAACTGGAAATCTTTCACAATTATATTTTCTTTATTTTCCGAGGTTTCCATTTTGAAAGAAACCAACTCACACAAAAAAACTTTAACTTCATTCTTACTCCAAACCAAATTATCTCTCTAACCTTGGACTACCGCGATACTATTGGCGACATCATAGACCAGTGGAAGGTGAATAACAAAATTTTGGCACGCGGGTATGAATTCATTGTTCATAAAATTTTGGATATTGAAACAGACCATACACTTGCTATCACCCAAAAAATAGAGGAACGGATAGAACATTTTGAAGAACAAATTTTTGGGAATGCAAAGTCTCTAGACATCAGTAACGTTTATAGTTTGCGATCAAGCCTTCTTTCGATCAAAAAAGGGATGTTACAAAACAAAGAAGTTTTGGAAGATTTAGAAAAAATTAAAAATAGTTTTTTTAGTGATGAGGCAGATGCTTTCTTTCGCGACGTAAGAGACCATTCCCTTCGAATTTTGGAACTAGTCGATAGTAATATTGAATCTATTTCCTCTGCTCTAGAAGCACATATCGCCATTTCCACGCGTAAAACCAATGAGATAATGAAGATCCTCACCATCATGACTGCCATCATGTTACCCATGTCTTTAGTGGCAGGAATTTACGGAATGAACTTTCGACATATGCCAACTCTGGAATGGGAATATGGATTTATCTCTGCATTGGGTGCGATGGGATTTTTAGGAATACTAATGTTACTGTATTTTAGAATCAAACGTTGGTATTGA
- a CDS encoding DMT family transporter codes for MREKLSTEWKGVVLVLVGALLFSAKAVVVKLTYRYEISAIGSLFFRMLFAFPFLVWIAWKAEQEEGKTILTKKDIIHVLLMGVVGYYLASLFDFLGLKYISAGLERIILFIYPTLVVLLSFLFLNKKIYIREVFSLLLTYTGVFLAYGQDVQLGSAKDVSLGAFFILLSALTYAIYLMGSGSIIPKLGAKKYTAWALIVSSVAVFVHFAIFGTFQELKQPFSFYALAFVMGTVNTVVPAIFVSEGIKRVGSKTAAIVGSVGPMSTLFLAYWLLDEPITILHSIGTLFVLTGVFWISTAKKAKEVSV; via the coding sequence GTGAGAGAAAAATTAAGTACAGAATGGAAAGGGGTAGTTCTTGTTCTTGTCGGAGCACTTTTATTCAGCGCAAAGGCGGTCGTAGTAAAGTTAACCTACCGGTATGAAATCTCTGCGATTGGATCCCTTTTCTTTCGAATGTTATTTGCCTTTCCTTTTTTGGTTTGGATTGCATGGAAAGCAGAACAGGAAGAAGGAAAAACCATTCTTACCAAAAAAGATATCATCCATGTCCTTCTTATGGGAGTGGTGGGTTATTATTTAGCAAGTTTATTTGATTTTTTGGGACTAAAGTACATCAGTGCTGGGCTTGAACGAATCATTCTTTTTATCTATCCTACTCTTGTAGTCTTACTATCCTTTCTCTTTTTAAATAAGAAAATTTATATCCGAGAAGTGTTTTCTCTACTTTTGACCTATACCGGTGTCTTTTTAGCTTATGGACAAGATGTGCAATTAGGTTCTGCAAAAGATGTGAGTTTGGGTGCGTTTTTTATTTTGTTATCTGCGCTCACTTATGCCATTTACTTGATGGGGAGTGGATCCATCATTCCGAAGTTAGGTGCTAAAAAATATACAGCTTGGGCTTTGATTGTTTCTTCTGTTGCAGTGTTTGTCCATTTTGCAATTTTTGGTACCTTTCAAGAGCTGAAGCAACCTTTCTCTTTTTATGCTCTTGCTTTTGTAATGGGTACAGTCAATACAGTAGTGCCTGCGATTTTTGTTTCCGAAGGGATCAAACGTGTTGGTAGCAAAACAGCCGCTATAGTAGGCTCAGTTGGACCAATGTCGACTCTTTTTTTGGCATATTGGTTACTAGACGAACCGATAACAATACTACACAGCATTGGTACTTTATTCGTACTCACGGGAGTTTTTTGGATTAGTACGGCAAAAAAAGCAAAAGAAGTGTCTGTTTAG
- a CDS encoding TIGR04454 family lipoprotein has product MKKSLILALALGLFLANCKSKVYTQEECESALASTFTQIEEEAKKNPAAAPVLAGLQQGKQKMIDQCMEGKFDPNCLKNAPGFAGIMGCVKK; this is encoded by the coding sequence ATGAAAAAATCCCTCATTTTGGCGCTCGCTCTCGGGCTTTTCTTGGCGAATTGTAAATCCAAAGTGTATACCCAAGAAGAGTGTGAGTCTGCTCTCGCTAGCACGTTCACTCAAATCGAAGAAGAAGCTAAAAAGAATCCAGCAGCGGCACCAGTTCTCGCAGGATTACAACAAGGTAAACAAAAAATGATCGATCAGTGTATGGAAGGAAAATTTGATCCAAACTGTTTGAAAAATGCCCCAGGTTTTGCTGGCATTATGGGTTGTGTAAAAAAATAA